One Natrinema longum genomic window carries:
- the gyrB gene encoding DNA topoisomerase (ATP-hydrolyzing) subunit B, with translation MSQESEYGAGQIQVLEGLEAVRKRPAMYIGSTDSRGLHHLVYEVVDNSIDEALAGHCDDITVTIHEDESVSVADDGRGIPVDTHEEYDRPALEVILTVLHAGGKFDNKSYQVSGGLHGVGVSVVNALSERLEAEVKRDGGVFRHAFEGGEPIGDMERVREMRPDEETGSQIRFWPDTGIFETGDVSFSTLSNRLRELAFLNSGVRITLRDERADDDEGEAVTETYEYDGGIREFVDYLNETRSAMHEDVIYFEDEAQNIQIEVAMQATQELQGSIHAFANNINTREGGTHLTGFKTALTRCVNDYANDNDLLSDLDDNLTGEDIREGLTAVISIKHPDPQFEGQTKTKLGNSEVRGIVESAMHEGLGTYFEEHPDTAEAIVNKAVEAAKARMAAQKAEELTRRKSALESTSLPGKLADCQTKDPEEAELFIAEGDSAGGSAKQARNPDFQAILPIKGKILNVEKHRLDRILENDEIRNMITAIGAGIGDEFDVEDVRYKKIIMATDADVDGAHIRTLLLTFFYRHMRPLLEGGYVYATQPPLYRIRYRGETYDAMTDAERDRIVEEKCDGNPSQVQRFKGLGEMNPEQLWETTMNPDNRILKQITIEDAAAADKMFSVLMGDAVEPRKQFIKDHAPEAEWIDI, from the coding sequence ATGTCCCAGGAAAGCGAGTACGGAGCCGGGCAGATCCAGGTCCTCGAGGGCCTGGAAGCCGTCCGAAAGCGACCGGCGATGTACATCGGCTCTACCGATTCTCGAGGCCTCCACCATCTGGTCTACGAAGTGGTGGACAACTCGATCGACGAGGCACTGGCCGGCCACTGCGACGACATCACCGTCACCATCCACGAGGACGAGTCGGTGAGCGTCGCTGACGACGGCCGTGGTATCCCCGTCGACACACACGAGGAGTACGACCGCCCTGCACTCGAGGTCATTCTGACCGTCCTCCACGCCGGCGGCAAGTTCGACAACAAGTCCTACCAGGTCTCCGGCGGCCTCCACGGCGTCGGGGTGAGCGTCGTCAACGCCCTCTCCGAGCGCCTCGAGGCCGAGGTCAAACGCGACGGCGGCGTCTTCCGCCACGCGTTCGAGGGTGGCGAACCCATCGGCGACATGGAACGCGTTCGCGAGATGCGGCCCGACGAGGAGACGGGGAGCCAAATCCGGTTCTGGCCCGATACGGGTATCTTCGAGACGGGCGACGTCTCGTTCTCGACGCTGTCGAACCGGCTTCGGGAACTGGCCTTCCTCAACTCGGGCGTCCGCATCACGCTCCGCGACGAGCGCGCGGACGACGACGAGGGTGAGGCCGTTACCGAGACCTACGAGTACGACGGTGGCATCCGCGAGTTCGTCGACTACCTCAACGAGACGCGCTCGGCGATGCACGAGGACGTCATCTACTTCGAGGACGAAGCACAGAACATCCAGATCGAAGTCGCGATGCAGGCCACCCAGGAACTGCAGGGTTCGATCCACGCCTTCGCGAACAACATCAACACACGCGAGGGGGGGACCCACCTCACCGGGTTCAAGACCGCGCTGACGCGGTGTGTCAACGACTACGCCAACGACAACGATCTCCTCTCGGACCTCGACGACAACCTCACGGGCGAGGACATCCGCGAGGGGCTGACCGCAGTCATCTCGATCAAACACCCCGATCCCCAGTTCGAGGGCCAGACGAAGACGAAACTCGGCAACTCGGAAGTACGAGGCATCGTCGAGAGCGCCATGCACGAGGGGCTTGGCACCTACTTCGAGGAACACCCCGACACCGCCGAGGCGATCGTCAACAAAGCGGTCGAAGCCGCGAAGGCACGCATGGCCGCCCAGAAGGCCGAGGAGCTGACCCGACGGAAGTCCGCCCTCGAGTCCACCTCGCTGCCCGGGAAACTGGCTGACTGCCAGACCAAAGACCCCGAGGAGGCCGAACTGTTCATCGCGGAGGGTGACTCCGCGGGAGGGAGCGCGAAACAGGCCCGAAACCCCGACTTCCAGGCCATCCTGCCGATCAAGGGGAAGATTCTGAACGTCGAGAAACACCGGCTCGATCGCATCCTCGAGAACGACGAGATCCGGAACATGATCACCGCGATCGGCGCGGGGATCGGCGACGAGTTCGACGTCGAGGACGTCCGCTACAAGAAGATCATCATGGCGACGGACGCCGACGTCGACGGGGCACACATCCGGACGCTCCTGTTGACGTTCTTCTACCGGCACATGCGCCCGCTGCTCGAGGGCGGTTACGTCTACGCGACCCAGCCGCCGCTGTACCGCATCCGCTATCGCGGCGAGACCTACGACGCGATGACCGACGCCGAACGCGATCGGATCGTCGAAGAGAAGTGCGACGGCAATCCCTCGCAGGTCCAGCGGTTCAAGGGACTCGGCGAGATGAACCCCGAACAGCTCTGGGAGACGACGATGAACCCCGACAACCGCATCCTCAAACAGATCACGATCGAGGACGCGGCCGCGGCGGACAAGATGTTCTCCGTCCTGATGGGCGACGCCGTCGAACCCCGCAAGCAGTTCATCAAGGACCACGCGCCCGAGGCCGAGTGGATCGACATCTAA
- the gyrA gene encoding DNA gyrase subunit A → MSSDVPDPTDIEARAVENVRIEDEMEQSYIDYAMSVIAGRALPDARDGLKPVHRRILYAMHEMGVSSGSSHRKSSSIVGETMGDYHPHGDSAIYDTLVRMAQDFSMRYPLVDGQGNFGSMDGDPAAAPRYTEARMASVAEELLEDIDKDTVDFSANYDDRLQEPDVLPAAFPNLLVNGSSGIAVGMSTNIPPHNLGEVVDATIELIDDPDATVDDLMEHVKGPDFPTGANIVGRDAIYSAYKTGRGRIRVRAEFEVEEWKSGRERIVVTELPFQANKARLVERIAEDVNEGEIEGVSDLRDESDRDGVRVVIELKRGANAEVVKNKLLENHLERTFGVINLALVDGQPRVLSLKETLEEYISHRREVVRRRSEYDLAEAEDRAHILEGRLTAVENAEDVVELIRNSEDRSAAKAALQESYDFSEEQATHIVRMQLGSLTSMEAAEIEDEYEAVQAEIERLTTILESESELLSVIKDELREIKEEYGDERRTSIIEDQGTVTHEDLIPEEEVFVVMTEDDYVKRMPIEQFDPQGRGGKGIIGADVKEDDRVSAVFRANTHDYLLCFTNQGEVYRLKTYEIPEMGRTARGKSAVNILDLDPGEDITAIVDTDAFGDDEFVTMATRNGYVKRTAGEEFDNILSTGIIAADLEEGDELVDVEVTDGSQDLVIATEGGMTIRFDEDEVRAMGRNARGVNGIKLQEGDAVAGLVATDEGDEQALLTVTKNGYGKRTPLSEYNTQSRYGKGLIDIKTGERNGPVTAVKAVSDDDQLVMMSERGQIVRTRVDEISTVGRNTMGVIVMDVEDGDAVAAVDDVPASATADATDAADDGN, encoded by the coding sequence ATGAGTTCAGACGTACCCGATCCGACTGACATCGAGGCGCGAGCGGTAGAGAACGTCCGCATCGAGGACGAAATGGAGCAGAGTTACATCGACTACGCGATGAGCGTCATCGCCGGTCGCGCACTCCCCGACGCCCGCGACGGGCTCAAACCCGTCCACCGGCGCATCCTCTATGCGATGCACGAGATGGGCGTCTCCTCGGGGAGCAGCCACCGTAAGTCCTCCTCGATCGTCGGGGAGACGATGGGTGACTACCATCCCCACGGCGACAGCGCGATCTACGACACCTTGGTCCGGATGGCCCAGGACTTCTCGATGCGGTATCCGCTGGTCGACGGCCAGGGGAACTTCGGCTCGATGGACGGCGACCCGGCCGCTGCGCCCCGATACACGGAGGCTCGGATGGCCTCCGTCGCCGAGGAACTGCTCGAGGACATCGACAAGGATACGGTCGACTTCTCGGCGAACTACGATGACCGCCTCCAAGAGCCCGACGTGCTTCCGGCGGCGTTTCCCAACCTGCTGGTCAACGGCTCCTCGGGGATCGCGGTCGGGATGTCGACGAACATCCCGCCCCACAATTTGGGCGAGGTCGTCGACGCGACGATCGAACTGATCGACGACCCCGACGCGACCGTCGACGACCTGATGGAACACGTCAAGGGACCGGACTTCCCGACGGGTGCGAACATCGTCGGCCGGGACGCGATCTACTCGGCGTACAAGACCGGCCGCGGGCGCATCCGCGTCCGCGCCGAGTTCGAGGTCGAGGAGTGGAAGTCGGGTCGCGAACGGATCGTCGTCACGGAACTGCCCTTCCAGGCCAACAAGGCTCGACTGGTCGAACGCATCGCCGAGGACGTCAACGAGGGCGAGATCGAGGGGGTCTCCGACCTGCGCGACGAGTCCGACCGCGACGGCGTCCGCGTCGTCATCGAACTCAAACGCGGCGCGAACGCCGAGGTCGTCAAGAACAAACTGCTCGAGAATCACCTCGAACGAACCTTCGGCGTCATCAACCTCGCGCTGGTCGACGGCCAACCGCGCGTGCTCTCGCTCAAGGAGACGCTCGAGGAGTACATTTCCCACCGCCGCGAGGTCGTCCGCCGACGCAGCGAGTACGACCTCGCGGAGGCCGAGGATCGGGCACACATCCTCGAGGGACGGCTGACGGCCGTCGAGAACGCCGAGGACGTCGTCGAACTGATCCGCAACAGCGAGGATCGGTCGGCGGCGAAAGCGGCGCTACAGGAGTCCTACGACTTCTCCGAGGAGCAGGCCACCCACATCGTTCGGATGCAACTCGGCAGCCTCACCTCGATGGAGGCCGCCGAAATCGAAGACGAGTACGAGGCGGTCCAGGCCGAGATCGAGCGCCTGACCACGATCCTCGAGAGCGAGTCGGAACTGCTCTCGGTCATCAAAGACGAACTCCGCGAGATCAAAGAGGAGTACGGCGACGAGCGCCGGACCTCGATTATCGAGGACCAGGGGACGGTCACCCACGAGGACCTCATTCCCGAGGAGGAGGTGTTCGTCGTCATGACGGAAGACGACTACGTCAAGCGAATGCCGATCGAGCAGTTCGACCCCCAGGGTCGCGGTGGGAAGGGGATCATCGGCGCGGACGTCAAGGAAGACGACCGCGTCTCGGCGGTCTTCCGGGCGAACACCCACGACTATCTCCTCTGCTTTACGAATCAGGGCGAGGTCTACCGACTCAAGACCTACGAGATCCCGGAGATGGGACGTACTGCGCGTGGTAAATCCGCGGTCAACATCCTGGATCTCGACCCCGGCGAGGACATCACGGCCATCGTCGACACCGACGCGTTCGGCGACGACGAGTTCGTGACGATGGCGACCCGGAACGGCTACGTCAAACGCACCGCTGGCGAGGAGTTCGACAACATCCTCTCGACGGGAATCATCGCCGCGGACCTAGAAGAGGGCGACGAACTCGTCGACGTCGAGGTCACCGACGGCTCGCAGGACCTCGTCATCGCGACCGAGGGCGGGATGACGATCCGCTTCGACGAGGACGAAGTCCGTGCGATGGGCCGGAACGCCCGGGGCGTCAACGGCATCAAACTCCAAGAGGGCGACGCCGTCGCAGGGCTGGTCGCGACCGACGAGGGCGACGAGCAGGCGCTGTTGACGGTCACGAAGAACGGCTACGGCAAGCGGACTCCCCTCTCGGAGTACAACACGCAGTCCCGGTACGGGAAGGGATTGATCGATATCAAGACCGGCGAGCGAAACGGTCCCGTGACGGCCGTCAAGGCGGTCTCCGACGACGATCAG
- the psmB gene encoding archaeal proteasome endopeptidase complex subunit beta, with the protein MNNWTQPSTPQGNGEPSPYEPELGSLPDGNRGDDYGENVNSTGTTTIGITTDEGVVIATDMRASLGGRFVSNKDVQKVEQIHPTGALTLVGSVGGAQSFIRTLRAEVNLYESRRGEPMPIEALATLAGNFARGGPFRAINPILGGVDAEGSHVYSIDPAGGVMADDYTVTGSGMQLAYGLLEQEHEDDLSLEDATSVAARAVKSAVERDTGSGNGVFLAAVTDEGVDIQGHNEFDAVI; encoded by the coding sequence ATGAATAACTGGACCCAGCCGTCGACGCCCCAGGGGAACGGCGAGCCCTCGCCGTACGAGCCCGAACTGGGCTCGCTTCCCGACGGGAACAGGGGCGACGACTACGGCGAGAACGTCAACTCCACGGGGACGACGACCATCGGTATCACGACCGACGAGGGCGTCGTCATCGCGACGGACATGCGCGCCAGTCTGGGCGGCCGGTTCGTCTCGAACAAAGACGTCCAGAAGGTCGAGCAGATCCACCCGACCGGCGCGCTCACGCTCGTCGGTTCGGTCGGCGGCGCACAGTCGTTCATCCGAACGCTGCGGGCCGAAGTCAACCTCTATGAATCCCGTCGCGGCGAGCCGATGCCCATCGAGGCACTGGCGACGCTGGCGGGTAACTTCGCCCGCGGCGGGCCGTTCCGCGCGATCAATCCCATCCTCGGTGGCGTCGACGCCGAGGGGAGCCACGTCTACAGCATCGACCCCGCCGGCGGGGTCATGGCCGACGACTACACCGTCACCGGCAGCGGGATGCAACTCGCCTACGGCCTCCTCGAACAGGAGCACGAGGACGACCTCTCGCTCGAGGACGCCACGTCGGTCGCGGCTCGCGCCGTCAAAAGTGCCGTCGAGCGCGACACCGGCTCCGGAAACGGCGTCTTCCTCGCGGCAGTGACCGACGAGGGCGTCGACATTCAGGGCCACAACGAGTTCGACGCGGTCATCTAG
- the psmA gene encoding archaeal proteasome endopeptidase complex subunit alpha → MQGQSQQQAYDRGITIFSPDGRLYQVEYAREAVKRGTASVGLRTPDGVVLAANRQVSSPLMERSSVEKIHKADEHIGVASAGHVADARQLVDLARRRAQGEQLRYGQEVGVETLTRSITDHIQEYTQTGGARPFGVALLVGGIDEGEPKLFETDPSGTDYEWKAAAIGGDRDTIQGYLEDHYREDLDVDGGIELAVSALSEPEEEVVDAEAVDVATITTDDESFHSVEESRLESILAEIDTEETDE, encoded by the coding sequence ATGCAAGGACAATCCCAACAGCAGGCCTACGATCGGGGGATCACGATCTTCTCCCCGGACGGACGCCTCTACCAGGTCGAATATGCACGCGAGGCCGTCAAGCGTGGGACCGCGAGCGTCGGACTCCGGACGCCCGATGGCGTCGTCCTCGCCGCCAACCGACAGGTCAGTTCGCCGCTCATGGAGCGCTCGAGCGTGGAGAAAATCCACAAAGCCGACGAGCATATCGGCGTCGCAAGCGCCGGGCACGTCGCCGACGCCCGCCAGCTCGTCGACCTCGCGCGTCGCCGCGCACAGGGCGAACAGCTCCGATACGGTCAGGAGGTCGGCGTCGAAACCCTGACGCGATCGATCACCGACCACATTCAGGAGTACACCCAGACCGGTGGCGCGCGCCCCTTCGGCGTCGCGCTCCTCGTCGGCGGCATCGACGAGGGCGAACCGAAACTGTTCGAAACCGATCCGTCGGGGACGGACTACGAGTGGAAGGCAGCCGCCATCGGCGGCGATCGCGACACCATTCAGGGCTACCTCGAGGACCACTATCGCGAAGATCTCGACGTCGACGGTGGCATCGAACTCGCCGTGAGCGCACTCAGCGAGCCCGAGGAGGAGGTCGTCGACGCCGAAGCGGTCGACGTCGCCACGATCACGACCGACGACGAATCGTTCCACTCGGTCGAGGAGAGCCGACTCGAGTCGATCCTCGCGGAGATCGACACGGAGGAGACCGATGAATAA
- a CDS encoding NRAMP family divalent metal transporter has protein sequence MEEHSTAVDIPVEKAKETIHQYGLGLLFAANIFGAGSVYILTQAGTSFGFGLLWVLPLTLGVGLTMHEMSARLAAKNEPLMNYIRDVIGPGAAKPFAFGIAFIMQFWSVANYALAGAALVFLTPVSNLYVGIIITAALGISLVELRVYSRIEGVIATLVLAIFASYLVIVANLQPSLGGVALGFVPTISADLNYLTMIIALLGTTVYYPNFFIQTSMQHEKDWTDVSRYRKDHTVGLAAVVALSATVVIAAAMAVPDETLTLTAPAEPLTDMIGPWVLGVFVLAVGAAAFTSATGTLFAAGFMVPQSYELTTHFGDMHFRRTVHLLIGLSVLLVIPILAFTDFTPVRLALLMPAVNGVIGLPITALALFAAINRYFEPTRLERTLFLAVVVLIFLTSLVTAESLTRSILELL, from the coding sequence ATGGAAGAACACAGTACCGCGGTCGACATTCCTGTCGAAAAGGCAAAAGAAACAATTCACCAATACGGGCTCGGGCTCCTTTTTGCGGCGAATATTTTCGGAGCTGGGTCCGTCTATATCCTGACGCAGGCCGGAACCAGTTTCGGCTTCGGACTCCTGTGGGTCTTGCCGCTGACGCTCGGCGTCGGTCTGACGATGCACGAGATGTCCGCTCGATTGGCAGCGAAGAACGAACCGCTGATGAACTACATCAGGGACGTGATCGGACCGGGGGCCGCGAAACCGTTCGCGTTCGGCATCGCGTTCATTATGCAGTTCTGGAGTGTTGCCAACTACGCACTCGCGGGAGCTGCGCTGGTCTTTCTCACACCGGTTTCGAATCTGTACGTGGGGATCATCATCACGGCCGCACTCGGTATCTCGCTCGTCGAACTTCGCGTCTATAGCCGTATCGAGGGAGTCATCGCAACGCTCGTGCTGGCGATCTTCGCCTCCTATCTGGTCATCGTCGCGAACCTCCAGCCGTCGCTCGGCGGCGTCGCCCTCGGGTTCGTTCCGACGATCTCCGCCGACCTCAACTACCTGACGATGATTATCGCACTGCTGGGGACGACGGTCTACTACCCGAACTTCTTCATTCAGACGAGCATGCAACACGAGAAGGACTGGACGGACGTCTCCCGATATCGGAAAGACCACACGGTCGGACTGGCCGCCGTCGTCGCCCTCAGTGCGACGGTTGTTATCGCGGCCGCGATGGCCGTCCCTGACGAGACGCTCACGCTGACCGCACCCGCAGAACCGCTCACCGATATGATCGGCCCGTGGGTGCTCGGCGTGTTCGTCCTCGCCGTCGGCGCTGCGGCGTTCACGAGCGCGACCGGAACGCTGTTCGCTGCCGGCTTCATGGTGCCACAATCCTACGAACTGACGACCCACTTCGGCGACATGCACTTCCGGCGGACCGTCCACCTCCTGATCGGACTGTCGGTCCTTCTCGTCATCCCGATCCTCGCCTTCACCGACTTTACGCCAGTGAGGCTGGCGCTACTGATGCCCGCGGTCAACGGCGTCATCGGCCTCCCGATCACGGCACTTGCACTGTTCGCCGCGATCAACCGGTACTTCGAGCCGACTCGACTCGAGCGCACGCTCTTCCTCGCGGTCGTCGTCTTGATATTCCTCACGTCGCTCGTGACGGCGGAATCGCTGACTCGTTCGATCCTCGAACTCCTCTGA